Proteins encoded by one window of Gordonia jinghuaiqii:
- a CDS encoding NAD(P)-dependent alcohol dehydrogenase, which produces MPTTVNAYIAPAADRPLEPTTIERRDLGRNDVSIDIAFAGICHSDIHTARNEWGGTRFPVVPGHEIAGTVAAVGEAVTRYAVGDRVGVGCFVDSCRECEPCRLGEEQYCERGNVGTYNAIGRDGQPTQGGYSTSIVVDENYVCRIPDGISLAEAAPLLCAGITLYSPLRHWGAGPGKKVAIVGLGGLGHVGVKIAHALGAEVTVLSQSLKKMEDGLRLGADHYHATGDPQTFRDLRNSFDLILNTVSANLPIGKYLGMLKLDGTLVELGLPEHPIEVPAGALIGKRRSFTGSMIGGIAQTQEMLDFCAEHGIGAEVEVISADQINEAYDRVVASDVRYRFVIDTATL; this is translated from the coding sequence CGAGCCGACCACCATCGAGCGGCGGGATCTCGGGCGCAATGACGTGTCCATCGACATCGCCTTCGCAGGCATCTGTCACTCGGACATCCACACCGCTCGGAACGAGTGGGGCGGGACGAGGTTCCCGGTGGTCCCCGGTCACGAGATCGCCGGCACGGTGGCGGCCGTCGGCGAGGCGGTCACCCGCTACGCGGTCGGCGATCGCGTGGGCGTCGGCTGCTTCGTCGACTCCTGCCGCGAATGTGAGCCGTGCCGGCTGGGTGAGGAGCAGTACTGCGAGCGCGGGAACGTCGGCACCTACAACGCGATCGGCCGCGACGGACAACCCACACAAGGTGGCTACAGCACGTCGATCGTCGTCGACGAGAACTACGTCTGCCGGATTCCCGACGGCATCTCACTGGCGGAGGCCGCACCGCTCCTGTGTGCGGGGATCACGCTCTATTCACCGCTGCGGCACTGGGGTGCGGGCCCGGGAAAGAAGGTCGCGATCGTGGGACTCGGCGGCCTCGGGCACGTCGGCGTCAAGATCGCGCACGCACTCGGCGCCGAGGTGACGGTGTTGTCGCAGTCGCTGAAGAAGATGGAGGACGGCCTGCGCCTCGGGGCAGATCACTATCACGCGACCGGCGATCCCCAGACCTTCCGGGACCTGCGCAACTCCTTCGATCTGATCCTCAACACCGTGTCGGCGAACCTTCCGATCGGCAAGTACCTGGGGATGCTCAAGCTCGACGGCACCCTGGTGGAACTCGGCCTGCCCGAGCACCCGATCGAGGTGCCGGCCGGTGCGCTCATCGGAAAACGACGCAGCTTCACCGGTTCGATGATCGGCGGTATCGCCCAGACCCAGGAGATGCTCGACTTCTGCGCCGAGCACGGCATCGGAGCCGAGGTCGAGGTGATTTCCGCGGACCAGATCAACGAGGCATACGACCGGGTCGTCGCCTCGGATGTGCGCTACCGCTTCGTGATCGACACCGCGACCCTGTAG
- a CDS encoding phytoene desaturase family protein, with protein sequence MSDALVVGAGHNGLIAAIRLADAGWDVTVLEAQPQVGGAIRSAELTPGYITDLFSAFYPLAVASPVFADLDLAAHGLRWSRAPLAFGHPAGPDDTDAPVVQPDAAHTAAQLATFDTRDGRAWLDLVEQWQLLGPAILNTLFGPFPPVRALLGLLRSIGTADALRLARFLILPADQMARELFHSEKAGLLILGNALHADIPLHAPGSGMMGYLLTMLGQDTGYPVPVGGAGELAAALRRRAESAGVQVVCDTTVNGIEVRGGRAVGVMDSGGRRWRAERAVLADVSAPALYTRLLSPDDVPARVLDDLTRFTWDTPVVKVNYAFSEKIPWRSENLGGAGTVHLGADARNIAYSTADIETGRVPEHPFLLFGQMSTADPGRSPAGTESAWSYSHLPRGVTDDEAAHVLAQRMDAVLEAHAPGVADLIVGRHVQTPHDLETADANLVSGTVNGGTAQLFQQLVFRPTPNLGGSSTPVDGLYLAGSGAHPGGGVHGACGNNAARAALAADGVRGFPRRVLNRNIIRQITKTRNHK encoded by the coding sequence TTGTCCGACGCACTTGTCGTGGGAGCAGGCCACAATGGTCTGATCGCCGCGATCAGACTTGCCGACGCGGGCTGGGACGTCACCGTGCTCGAGGCGCAGCCGCAGGTGGGTGGGGCCATTCGCAGCGCCGAACTGACCCCGGGGTACATCACCGATCTGTTCAGTGCGTTCTACCCACTCGCGGTGGCCTCGCCGGTGTTCGCCGACCTCGATCTCGCCGCCCACGGATTGCGTTGGAGCCGTGCGCCCTTGGCGTTCGGACATCCGGCAGGCCCCGACGACACCGACGCCCCCGTCGTTCAGCCCGACGCGGCCCACACGGCAGCGCAGCTCGCGACATTCGACACGCGTGACGGTCGCGCCTGGCTGGACCTCGTCGAGCAGTGGCAGCTCTTGGGTCCCGCGATACTCAACACCTTGTTCGGTCCGTTTCCGCCGGTCCGCGCCCTGCTCGGACTGTTGCGCTCGATCGGCACCGCCGACGCGCTACGACTCGCCCGATTCCTCATCCTGCCCGCGGATCAGATGGCGCGCGAGCTGTTCCACAGCGAGAAGGCCGGACTGTTGATCCTGGGCAACGCCTTGCACGCCGACATCCCGCTACACGCCCCCGGGAGCGGGATGATGGGATATCTGCTGACCATGCTGGGCCAGGACACCGGCTATCCGGTGCCTGTCGGGGGTGCCGGGGAACTGGCGGCCGCGCTGCGCCGACGCGCCGAGAGCGCCGGGGTGCAGGTGGTGTGCGACACCACGGTCAACGGCATCGAGGTACGTGGTGGACGCGCGGTGGGTGTGATGGACAGCGGCGGGCGCAGGTGGCGGGCCGAACGTGCGGTACTGGCCGATGTGTCGGCCCCGGCGCTCTACACACGACTGCTCTCCCCCGACGATGTGCCCGCGCGCGTTCTCGACGATCTGACGAGGTTCACCTGGGACACGCCGGTCGTCAAGGTCAACTACGCGTTCAGCGAGAAGATCCCCTGGCGCAGCGAAAATCTCGGTGGGGCAGGTACCGTTCACCTCGGTGCGGACGCCCGCAACATCGCGTACTCCACAGCCGATATCGAGACCGGCCGTGTCCCCGAACATCCGTTTCTGCTGTTCGGTCAGATGTCCACAGCCGACCCGGGACGGTCACCGGCAGGCACCGAGAGCGCCTGGTCCTACAGTCACCTCCCCCGCGGTGTCACAGATGACGAGGCAGCACATGTACTGGCGCAGCGGATGGACGCGGTACTGGAAGCTCATGCACCCGGCGTCGCCGACCTCATCGTGGGACGACACGTGCAGACCCCACACGATCTGGAGACCGCCGACGCCAATCTCGTGTCCGGAACGGTGAACGGCGGAACGGCGCAACTGTTCCAGCAGTTGGTTTTTCGTCCGACGCCGAACCTCGGTGGGTCGTCGACACCGGTGGACGGCCTGTACCTGGCGGGATCGGGAGCCCACCCCGGCGGCGGGGTTCACGGCGCCTGCGGCAACAACGCCGCACGCGCCGCCCTGGCCGCCGACGGCGTCCGCGGATTCCCGCGCAGAGTGTTGAACCGCAATATCATCCGGCAGATCACCAAGACCCGGAACCACAAGTGA
- a CDS encoding SRPBCC family protein: MNRVERHTSATPAQVWSVLSNGWLYSSWVVGASRIRDVDPTWPQAGAKIHHSAGIWPALLDDETTSIESKAGLLELSAAGWPFGRARIRMTIEKQDNGSLIGMEEFVETAPLKWIPPVVQQTAMSPRLNECLRRLAMLAENHAS, encoded by the coding sequence ATGAACCGAGTCGAACGACACACCAGCGCAACCCCGGCACAGGTCTGGTCCGTGCTGTCCAACGGCTGGCTTTACTCCTCCTGGGTGGTCGGAGCCTCGCGCATCAGGGACGTGGACCCCACCTGGCCGCAGGCGGGCGCCAAGATCCACCATTCGGCGGGCATCTGGCCCGCCCTGCTCGACGACGAGACCACGTCGATCGAGTCGAAGGCCGGTCTCCTCGAATTATCCGCGGCGGGATGGCCTTTCGGTCGCGCACGCATCCGCATGACGATCGAGAAGCAGGACAACGGCTCACTCATCGGCATGGAGGAGTTCGTCGAGACCGCACCTCTGAAGTGGATTCCGCCGGTAGTGCAGCAGACCGCGATGTCCCCGCGGTTGAACGAATGCCTGCGACGCCTGGCGATGCTCGCGGAGAACCACGCAAGCTGA
- a CDS encoding DUF6480 family protein, which translates to MSDEHRSPADGPDRGHDQSAGGVDPAPEVTPGLEPGGGVAPGDTPPDTPQTSGLSFQQPPTTRHFPVSGIGALIGAGLLIVAMIVVIVGIVVMVL; encoded by the coding sequence ATGTCCGACGAACACCGAAGCCCCGCCGACGGACCCGACCGGGGTCACGATCAGTCAGCCGGCGGCGTCGACCCGGCCCCCGAGGTCACCCCCGGCCTCGAGCCAGGCGGAGGAGTCGCGCCCGGCGACACCCCGCCCGACACACCACAGACGTCCGGACTGTCGTTCCAGCAGCCACCGACCACCAGACACTTCCCCGTCAGCGGGATCGGCGCGCTCATCGGTGCCGGGCTCCTGATCGTCGCGATGATCGTGGTGATCGTCGGCATCGTCGTGATGGTGCTCTGA